A stretch of Bradyrhizobium sp. CCBAU 53338 DNA encodes these proteins:
- a CDS encoding DUF1491 family protein — MRLKSNIWVSAYLRRCQTEGVFGAVRRRGAEEAGAVFVKVSLLDGNAMLYVPAPQTSYDDGRPVDRFFVPIAPQPVPEPAVEERLTKELRFDPDAWIVETEDRAGRHFLDLAKT, encoded by the coding sequence ATGCGTTTGAAATCAAATATCTGGGTCTCAGCCTACTTGCGCCGTTGCCAGACCGAAGGCGTGTTCGGCGCCGTGCGCCGTCGCGGCGCCGAGGAAGCGGGCGCGGTGTTCGTGAAGGTGTCGCTGCTCGACGGCAACGCAATGCTCTACGTGCCGGCGCCGCAGACGTCTTATGACGATGGCCGTCCCGTCGATCGCTTCTTTGTGCCGATCGCGCCGCAGCCGGTGCCTGAGCCGGCCGTGGAGGAGCGCCTGACCAAAGAGCTGCGTTTCGATCCGGACGCCTGGATCGTCGAGACCGAAGACCGTGCAGGACGGCACTTCCTCGATCTGGCGAAAACCTGA
- a CDS encoding peptidoglycan-binding domain-containing protein, giving the protein MPRKSANDEAAPRRRGAKGGAKGGAKAAVLDVETERNLVMRVLLHSPKDTLAGLVAAAAVSAIVANALFLQTGRHPAPMFGTVINLPAPSSISLSNPLPRPRPVGADTSPLEPKATEFRVEPKPAEKAPERPAETTASTSRSGDPMTNLVIKSMAPTQTPSAMAVARPPAPIPLQQSPAARRLAGVQRALSEYGYGNLKITGAMSGETQSAIQTFERQHKMPVTGQVTDRLLRELAAAIGHPVE; this is encoded by the coding sequence GTGCCTAGAAAGTCTGCCAACGACGAAGCTGCTCCGCGCCGCCGTGGCGCCAAGGGTGGTGCCAAGGGTGGGGCCAAGGCCGCGGTCCTGGATGTCGAGACCGAGCGCAATCTGGTGATGCGCGTGCTGCTGCACAGCCCCAAGGACACGCTCGCCGGCCTCGTCGCCGCCGCGGCCGTCAGTGCCATCGTTGCGAACGCGCTGTTTCTCCAGACCGGCCGGCATCCGGCGCCGATGTTCGGCACCGTGATCAACCTTCCCGCGCCTTCGTCGATCTCTCTGTCCAATCCCTTGCCGCGCCCGCGTCCCGTCGGCGCCGACACCTCGCCGCTCGAGCCGAAGGCGACCGAGTTTCGCGTCGAGCCGAAGCCGGCCGAGAAGGCGCCGGAGAGGCCCGCCGAGACCACGGCCTCGACGTCGCGCTCCGGCGATCCCATGACCAATCTGGTGATCAAGTCCATGGCGCCGACGCAGACGCCGTCTGCGATGGCGGTCGCGCGGCCGCCGGCGCCGATTCCGCTGCAGCAAAGCCCGGCGGCGCGTCGCCTCGCCGGCGTGCAGCGCGCGCTGTCCGAATATGGCTATGGCAATCTGAAGATCACGGGCGCGATGAGCGGCGAGACCCAGTCCGCGATCCAGACGTTCGAGCGCCAGCACAAGATGCCGGTGACCGGCCAGGTGACGGACCGCCTGCTGCGCGAGCTTGCCGCCGCGATCGGCCATCCCGTCGAATAA